The genomic window TGCCGAGAGCTTCCCCCACACCTGGCAGCAGCACTCGGTCATTGCCACCATCCCCGGTCAGTCTAACAGCACCGTTGTTATCGGCGCTCACCAAGACTCCATCAACCTGTTCCTGCCTTCCATCCTAGCCGCTCCTGGCGCCGATGACGATGGTAGCGGTACGGTTACCATCATGGAGGTGTTCCGTGCTCTCCTCAACTCCAAGGATGTTGTCGACGGCAAGGCCCCCAACACTATCGAGTTCCACTGGTACTCTGCCGAGGAGGGTGGATTGCTCGGTAGCCAGGCCATCTTCCAGTCATACGAGCAGAGCGGCCGCGACGTCAAGGCTATGCTGCAGCAGGACATGACTGGTTATGTCCAGAAGACCCTTGACGCCGGTCAGCCCGAGAGCGTTGGTGTCATCACCGACTTCGTCGACCCTGGTCTGACTACCTTCATCAAGACCGTTGTTGAAGAGGTTTGTCTGCccttaaattaatactacGTCCTTTCGCTAACCTCTATCTAGTACTGCAACATTCCCTGGGTCGAGACCAAGTGTGGCTATGCCTGCTCTGACCATGCTTCTGCCTCCAAGGCCGGCTATCCTTCCGCCTTCGTTATCGAGTCCGCCTTTGAGTACTCCGACCCTCATATCCACACCACCGACGACAACATCAAGTACCTTTCTTTCGACCATATGCTTGAGCATGCCCGCATGACTCTTGGTCTGGTCTATGAGCTGGGCTTCTACGATTTCTCTGACAGCTCCGAGGATCGGGGTGATCTCTAGAGGAGTTGATAGATTCCTTGGCGTGTTATTTGGGTTTGCTAGAGGACAAATGCATCCTACGGATCATGTGTCTAGATTATTGGTTATGAGCGACGGGTTTGCATACGAGATTACGTAGATTCAGTTTTAGATGAGCATTACTATCAATTTGAGACCATTTCTATGAACGATAAGTGTGTGCATGCAGCGATGGAttgggtattatatcttgaCATTTGATATGAAATTGTGTTTGCTTTTGTCTATCCCTAAAACCAATACCTCGTGACGAGAACTCCAGCGCCTTGAAtgcttctttggcttcaaAATTGGTAGGCCCTTGTAATTACTGACCTTGACCTCCATTCCCGTTGTTCGGGGGCTGCTGTTGTCCCCATGGCGACTGACCATTTTGCTGGGCCTGCATAGTAGACATCAAGGCAGCAAAGAAAGCAGGGTTGACAAAGGCTCCGCCGTTGGCTCCTTGCTGACCCTGAGCGTTCGGCCATCCAGGAGGCGGCGGAGGAACAGCCGCACCAGCAGCGCCGGTGTTCGCTGGGGCAGGCGGCTGAGGCCAGCCGGGGAACTGGAAGCCAAAGTTGGGCACAGCCGGCGCGGCAGTGCCTTGGGATGGAGGTTGATTGTTGCCCCATTGGGCTGGAGGAGCAGGTTGctggtgttgctgctgctgtccttGAGGGGGCAGTGAGTAGCCATCTCGGGGCTGGTTGAAACCGCCTCGTCCGCCACGGCCGGAACCACGACCTCGCCCTCCCCTACCACCCCTGAAATCACCTCGTCGGCCCCGCTGGAAGCTTCTGCCAGGTGGTGGCTCGTATGTCTCGGTAGTGGGAGGCCCGCTACCGTAACCTGGCGGTCGAGCGAGGGGCTTATAGGGaccgtcgtcatcgtcgtcgtagtTGAGACCGCCATCCGGTCGCGTCTCCTGTCGCAGCGGGTGAGGCTCCCTGCCGGCCTTTGCGTCGTTCTTCTTCcacttgtccttcttcttctgcttgagTGCTCGCTTAtactcggcctccttctcgtcATCGGAGAACTCCATctcgtcgtcaccgacctCCTCATCGTGGAGGTTACTGGCATCGGAACCCTTCATGTTCTTGAGGGGCTCGGTGAAGACATATGAGGCATGGTCGACGGGGTAGAAGACCTTGGTGCCGACTTCGAGGCCcagctccttgatctcgtctTCTGATGAGAATCGAACGGTGTACATGGGCTGGAGAACCTTTCCTATCGTCTCTGAGACAGCGCCAATGACGACCCGCTCAGCAGTGCAGAGGACTGAGCCTGTATCTAGTACCTGGTATTCTCCAGGTGTTATGGCCTTGACGAGCATGATGCTCTCCACGATGTGCTCGATCGCTCCCAGCTCCTCGATCTTCATCTCCGGGGTGATGGTGACCTCGGGCTTGGGAATGACCTCCTCCGCTACCTCGTTCTTTGTACGGACCTGCGCAGAGCTGGAAccctttcctcctctttcgCCCTCATCGTCGGAACCTCCCTCGGCCTGCATCAGCAAGCGGGCAGTTTCCTCCACACCCAAGAGTTCATATCCTTCATTATCGGAGTCGTCATCGGAGGAATCGGAGCTGCTAGACTCTGAAGATGATTCGTAGGGGGAAGAATCGACCTCCCACTCGGGGTTCTCGCCTTGGTCGTTCTGGAGTGGGACGTTCTCGGTAGCTGCCGCAGGAGCTGGTTGCGTGGGCGTGTTGTCGAGACCACCAAGGGCAGCTTCGAGGGCACCGGTAAGGGAAGGAGGGCTTTCGGGCTGATCAATTACCATGGACTCGGGCTCTGCAGCTGCTGGCGTAGATTGAGCCTCGGAGGACTTTGGTTGCTTGGCGGCGGGTGCTGATGTTTGGTTGGTTGCCTCGGGGTTCGTGATCTCGGTGCCTTGTACACTTGCGGCAGCAACAAGGACATCGGCAGGAAGAGGGGGTAGTGTCTCATTTGGCTTGGCCTGGCCAAGGCCTGGAATCTGAAAGCCTGACATGTTGTCGAGGCGGAGCGGTGTTCAGAATGTATGGTGTTGAGCTCGAGGCGGAGAGGGTTGCGACAGGACGAGTAAAGGATGATGGGATGATAAAGAAAGAAATGATAGCACTGAGATTCTTTCTAAAGGATTATAACAAGCTTTTTGAGTAAGAAAAAAGTGGTTTCAATTGAGCGCAAGGCGAGCGCAAAACTTGTCGAGGAAGAAACTGGGTTGCCCAGGAGCGCCGACTTCAAGGACCCTTTAGCGGCAGGAAAGAAAAAATCAAGGTGAGCGATAAGGAGTGGGTCCCGCGATGGCGCTAGTTCATCACCCCACTACCCTTCACCTCGGTGAGAGCCTCGGTAAATTCGTTAGCATGATTGCCAGGGTCTCCATCCGTTCTCCCCAACGGTTGAAGCTCCAATCCACCATGACGACAGCATTCCTCACTCTGTAACCGTCATCACTCGACAACAATGGCTCCAAACACGGCGCCGCAGAGGCGGCAGTTTGTGCACCCGTCGGCGAGCCATGCAAAGAAGAAGTAAGATGTAGAACGCTTCTGCTTGAGCTTCTAGGTGCTAACTGGCTTCTTCCTAGGGCTCCCAGCGCCTACTCGATGCAGCCCATCTCTGCCTTTTACTGgttcctcgccgccgccctcgTTTCCGCCTGGTTTGCGCCGATTCAAGACTGCGATGAAACTTTTAACTACTGGGAGCCGACTCATTATCTTTCCCATGGCTATGGTCTTCAGACGTGGGAGTACTCGCCCGACTATGCGATCCGGAGTTGGTTGTATATCGCCCTACACGCCATTGTGGGCAATGTGCGCCGACTACTCCCACACTCGACAAAGGTATGAGCGGCTCTTTAAAAAAATTCAACGTTGGAACTCAATTGACGCTGAATCGATCAGATTGGCGAGTTCTTCTTTATTCGCTTTGGATTGGCCTTTGTGTGCGCCCTCTGTCAGACCGTCCTCTTCCTGGTCACCAGCACAACGCTCAACAGCCGGATCGGTCTCTTCTACCTCATTGCCACTGTCATGAGCCCTGGGAACTTCCACGCGAGCACCGCTTTCCTCCCATCCAGCTTCGCCATGTACCTGGTGACTTTGGGAGCTGCAGCTTTCATGAACTGGCGGGGTGGCCTCAAGACCTCCCAGGGCATGTTCTGGTTTGCCGCAGCTGGAATCCTGGGGTGGCCATTTGCCTCAGCTCTCTGTGCGCCTTTTatgcttgaggagcttgtctTGGTCCTTTTCGGTACCAAGACTGCCTGGTGGGAAGCTTTTGTCCGGGTTGGTCGTGGTGTTGTTTCTGCGATTCTGCTTCTGGTAAGATGACCTCCATCATTCGACGAAAATATGACTTACAAGATTTTTAGGCGAGCGATTTCATCGTGAACCTCTTCTTCTATAAGCAAAAGGTTGTCGTGACTTGGAATATTGTCAAGTACAATATTTTCTCATCCAGTAGCGGCCCTGAGCTGTATGGAACCGAGCCCTGGAGCTTTTACTTCAAGAACCTGGCCTTGAACTTCAACATCTGGTTCATTCTCGCTCTTGCGGCATTGCCTCTGTTCATTCTTCAGAAAATTATTTCCCCTTCCGCCCAGGGATTCCAGTCTGGTCTGCGAACTATTGTGTTCCTCGCCCCCTTCTACATGTGGCTCGGCATCTTCAGCTCGCAGCCGCACAAGGAGGAGAGATTCATGTACCCGGCATATCCTTTCCTCGCGCTTAACTCTGCCATCTCTTTGCACATGATCCTCACCGCCCTGGGTAACTCTGACCCCAAGACACTGATTGGAAAGATCCCGGCGCGCCTGAAGCTCTTCTTCGTCACCATTGCCATGATCCTGTCAGTTGATGTCGCCCTCTTCCGAGTGTACGGTATTTGGTCAGCGTACTCTGCACCCATGAGCATCTACTCTCCTCTTTGGGAGGGCGCTGAGGGAGCAGCGCCCCTGGGCCGCGAAGAGGACACTGTTTGCCTCGGCAAGGAGTGGTACCGCTTCCCTTCATCCTATTTCCTCCCTAGGGATATCCACGCCAAGTTTGTTCGCTCTGAATTCCGTGGTCTCCTCCCTGGCGAGTTCTCTGAGGCTGAGACTGGCTTCGGCTTCTGGAGCGGCACTTGGCTGCCCACAACTGGCATGAACGACCAGAACGAGGAGGATGTGGGCAAGTACACGGAGCTTCGTGCGTGCTCGTTCCTCGTCGACACGCAGTATCCTGAGCGGAGGGACCCCCTGCCGCCAAATGAGCCCGACTACATCGCAGACCAGGAGAACTGGGAGATTGTCAAGTGCGAGCCATTCCTCGATGCCGCGAATACGCATTTGCTGGCGAGGACTCTATGGATCCCTGATCTCAAGGCCATTCCGGATCACTTGAAGAGAAAATGGGGTCGACACTGCTTGTTGCaacggaagaagaagccttcTACAGAAAAAGCACCTGAGCAACCCGCAGACAACTAAGCGTTTTCGCATCTCAGCGCTGAAAAATGCTATGTAACAAAGAATGTATTCATCATAGAGGCCAAAGGTGTCATTGAATAGAATTAGACGAATGTATGTATAACTAACTTGTCGAGTTTACTGGTGAGTTGGATCTGCACCGGCCGTTCAAAGACGAGCTCAAGCCCAACATGCTTGCAACGTGAGAATATCTCAGCGGGCTACCTTCCATCAGGTACCAAGCGCCCTGTCAATTTCAACTCCCATTGCGCACGGCAACTGTGGGACGTGTATCCCTTCGTCATGCCAATGCGGAGGGTATCGTATTTGGATTGTCTGGGGTCTGTGATGCCTGGATGACATTTCCGAAAGATAGCATCCCATTCATCCTTTGTGCGAAGTTTGGCGTTATGCATGGCCATGACGGTGACATCTCGCCTACGATACGCCTTGTCTACATGAGGCTCAAAGGTGCCTGGCGGAGGAGACAAGAGGTCATTCACCAGGATGACGGAATTCTTGGACCTTCTCGTagcgacgaggaggttgCTGAGGATGCAGATTACCTCCCTATCTGGCAGGTTCCAGAGTATC from Fusarium falciforme chromosome 2, complete sequence includes these protein-coding regions:
- a CDS encoding Peptide hydrolase, which codes for MKFSQASLLAACLPAISARFIETVEADNVILKPDELYLIETAPGKTQWVTEEQKWELRRNGQRFMDITDTPSLGSTRLNAQTVSFPKKCVKQDEVAALSKNLEKKNMKANLEKLTSFHTRYYKSQYGLQSSDWVLEKVNQIIKDAGAQDTVYAESFPHTWQQHSVIATIPGQSNSTVVIGAHQDSINLFLPSILAAPGADDDGSGTVTIMEVFRALLNSKDVVDGKAPNTIEFHWYSAEEGGLLGSQAIFQSYEQSGRDVKAMLQQDMTGYVQKTLDAGQPESVGVITDFVDPGLTTFIKTVVEEYCNIPWVETKCGYACSDHASASKAGYPSAFVIESAFEYSDPHIHTTDDNIKYLSFDHMLEHARMTLGLVYELGFYDFSDSSEDRGDL
- a CDS encoding H/ACA ribonucleoprotein complex non-core subunit NAF1, with the translated sequence MSGFQIPGLGQAKPNETLPPLPADVLVAAASVQGTEITNPEATNQTSAPAAKQPKSSEAQSTPAAAEPESMVIDQPESPPSLTGALEAALGGLDNTPTQPAPAAATENVPLQNDQGENPEWEVDSSPYESSSESSSSDSSDDDSDNEGYELLGVEETARLLMQAEGGSDDEGERGGKGSSSAQVRTKNEVAEEVIPKPEVTITPEMKIEELGAIEHIVESIMLVKAITPGEYQVLDTGSVLCTAERVVIGAVSETIGKVLQPMYTVRFSSEDEIKELGLEVGTKVFYPVDHASYVFTEPLKNMKGSDASNLHDEEVGDDEMEFSDDEKEAEYKRALKQKKKDKWKKNDAKAGREPHPLRQETRPDGGLNYDDDDDGPYKPLARPPGYGSGPPTTETYEPPPGRSFQRGRRGDFRGGRGGRGRGSGRGGRGGFNQPRDGYSLPPQGQQQQHQQPAPPAQWGNNQPPSQGTAAPAVPNFGFQFPGWPQPPAPANTGAAGAAVPPPPPGWPNAQGQQGANGGAFVNPAFFAALMSTMQAQQNGQSPWGQQQPPNNGNGGQGQ
- a CDS encoding Mannosyltransferase translates to MAPNTAPQRRQFVHPSASHAKKKAPSAYSMQPISAFYWFLAAALVSAWFAPIQDCDETFNYWEPTHYLSHGYGLQTWEYSPDYAIRSWLYIALHAIVGNVRRLLPHSTKIGEFFFIRFGLAFVCALCQTVLFLVTSTTLNSRIGLFYLIATVMSPGNFHASTAFLPSSFAMYLVTLGAAAFMNWRGGLKTSQGMFWFAAAGILGWPFASALCAPFMLEELVLVLFGTKTAWWEAFVRVGRGVVSAILLLASDFIVNLFFYKQKVVVTWNIVKYNIFSSSSGPELYGTEPWSFYFKNLALNFNIWFILALAALPLFILQKIISPSAQGFQSGLRTIVFLAPFYMWLGIFSSQPHKEERFMYPAYPFLALNSAISLHMILTALGNSDPKTLIGKIPARLKLFFVTIAMILSVDVALFRVYGIWSAYSAPMSIYSPLWEGAEGAAPLGREEDTVCLGKEWYRFPSSYFLPRDIHAKFVRSEFRGLLPGEFSEAETGFGFWSGTWLPTTGMNDQNEEDVGKYTELRACSFLVDTQYPERRDPLPPNEPDYIADQENWEIVKCEPFLDAANTHLLARTLWIPDLKAIPDHLKRKWGRHCLLQRKKKPSTEKAPEQPADN